From a single Nicotiana tabacum cultivar K326 chromosome 8, ASM71507v2, whole genome shotgun sequence genomic region:
- the LOC142163088 gene encoding uncharacterized protein LOC142163088 — MAAPPNFEEGQSTYRPPKFNGQYYGWRKTRMNDFIMAEDSELWDVICDGPFVPTKNLGDPTVAIPNMRKEFNDADRKAIEKNFCAKKIRVCGIGPDEYNRILACQSAKEIWEALRTSHEGTNTGEAIQN, encoded by the coding sequence ATGGCTGCTCCTCCAAACTTCGAAGAAGGCCAGTCTACTTACAGACCTCCAAAGTTCAACGGCCAATATTATGGATGGCGGAAAACTAGGATGAACgacttcatcatggctgaagattctgAGCTATGGGATGTCATATGTGACGGACCCTTTGTCCCTACCAAGAACCTTGGCGACCCAACTGTAGCCATTCCCAATATGAGGAAGGAATTCAATGATGCTGATAGAAAGGCCATAGAAAAGAATTTTTGTGCAAAGAAAATTCGTGTTTGTGGTATTGGTCCTGATGAATATAACAGGATATTAGCATGTCAATCAGCAAAAGAAATCTGGGAGGCTCTTCGGACATCTCACGAGGGAACAAATACAGGTGAAGCAATCCAAAATTGA